One Chromatiaceae bacterium genomic region harbors:
- a CDS encoding PKD domain-containing protein, producing MSHPPSPLLRTLASALLTAGLLTAITPAQALKSFMGTWQATYPGSTTDNANCALCHGTQDQNLNTYGKALCDAFDGNLPLNIVPALEAIESLDSDSDPTASTNLEEITVNAQPGWTEGPVNQIYVADVGGRCVPTGAPISVVAGVPVPYDPPVDGEPVADPSGPYAGYVNVPITFDGSGSYDSDVEGAGIVSYTWNFGDGSPDEVTTEPTVQHTYTLPDTYIVNLTVTDGEGDTNTNSTIATISGASVLDLDIAAFKVTTTRLVGKLIAIKLFVENPGTVLGQAKATVTGTQGGVQVYKWSLNVYDSNITGTTSFTFPSYRSKIAGTIKWVVTIADVNPDQDRATATTTVQ from the coding sequence ATGTCACACCCCCCCTCACCCCTGCTGCGGACCCTTGCATCCGCGCTCCTAACGGCCGGCTTGCTGACGGCCATCACGCCCGCCCAGGCCTTGAAGAGTTTTATGGGGACCTGGCAGGCCACTTATCCCGGCTCGACCACCGACAATGCCAATTGTGCCCTCTGCCACGGCACCCAGGACCAGAACCTCAATACCTACGGCAAGGCCCTGTGCGATGCCTTCGACGGCAACCTGCCATTGAATATCGTTCCGGCCCTGGAAGCCATCGAATCCCTGGATTCGGATTCGGACCCCACTGCATCGACCAACTTGGAGGAGATCACCGTCAACGCCCAGCCGGGCTGGACCGAGGGGCCAGTGAACCAAATCTACGTCGCCGACGTGGGCGGGCGTTGCGTGCCCACCGGCGCCCCGATCAGCGTGGTCGCCGGTGTCCCCGTGCCCTACGACCCGCCTGTCGATGGCGAGCCGGTGGCCGACCCGAGCGGCCCCTATGCGGGCTACGTGAACGTGCCCATCACCTTCGACGGCAGCGGGTCCTATGACAGTGACGTCGAGGGCGCCGGTATCGTCAGCTACACCTGGAACTTCGGTGACGGTTCGCCGGATGAGGTCACCACCGAACCAACCGTCCAACACACCTACACCTTGCCGGATACCTACATCGTCAACCTGACGGTGACCGACGGCGAGGGCGATACCAACACCAACTCGACCATCGCTACCATCTCGGGGGCCTCCGTCCTCGACCTGGACATCGCCGCGTTCAAGGTCACCACGACACGGCTGGTGGGCAAACTTATCGCGATCAAGCTGTTTGTCGAGAACCCCGGCACCGTCCTGGGGCAGGCGAAGGCGACCGTGACGGGCACGCAGGGTGGGGTCCAAGTCTATAAGTGGAGTCTGAACGTCTACGACTCCAATATCACGGGCACCACGAGCTTTACCTTCCCCTCCTACAGATCGAAAATCGCGGGCACCATCAAATGGGTCGTGACCATCGCGGACGTCAACCCGGATCAGGACCGGGCCACCGCCACCACGACCGTGCAATAA
- a CDS encoding S-layer homology domain-containing protein: MQHSRWWKTFVMAGLIGAASANPNASAADEASDLALDPTLTWTNFLGSAKNDDGYGVAVDAAGNLYLVGTSLATWGNPLRAHSGGPDLVVAKLDSSGNLLWNTFLGSQGADQGYGIALDASGNIAVVGYSDSDWGGPLRAHSGLSDILVAKLSGAGQLLWHSFLGTSEGMSAGSGVAIDSQGNLLVTGKSDADWGDALRPHAANKQPDIVVAKLGASGGLLWNTFLGSMDNDEGEAIAVDASGNAYVTGASGSPWGTPVRGFAGGKDIAVAKLNPEGALQWNTFLGSGVGDEGYGIAVTGGNLFLTGYSGSGWGSPIDPYAGDADILVARLDLNGVLAWHSFLGSGQGDWGYGIAADGAGGVFVTGTSNASWGTDPVFPFSGDKDIVAAKLGEDGVVRWHGFLGSVEIDDGYAIALGSDCRIHLTGGSGTSWGSPLLPHAGDSDIFVTQLTENDCEDPPTPFADVPPGSWAEDYINAIYAAGITGGCGNGNFCPQGLVTREQMAAFVIRALEGDPATDYCGGVAPFSDVSPGTWSCPHIKRLVELSITGGCGGTYYCPQGIVTREQVAAFIVRALEGEPPLDYCEGVAPFDDVAPTDWSCRYIKRLVELGVTQGCGDGNYCPDDSVTREQMAAFLARAFLDMD, translated from the coding sequence ATGCAACACTCAAGATGGTGGAAGACCTTTGTTATGGCGGGCTTGATCGGCGCGGCAAGCGCCAATCCGAACGCCTCCGCTGCCGATGAGGCCAGCGACCTGGCGCTCGACCCGACCCTGACCTGGACCAACTTCCTCGGCTCGGCGAAGAACGACGACGGCTACGGCGTCGCCGTGGACGCCGCCGGTAACCTCTACCTGGTAGGCACCAGCTTGGCCACCTGGGGCAATCCGCTCCGCGCCCACTCCGGCGGACCGGACCTGGTGGTGGCCAAGCTCGATAGCAGCGGCAACCTCTTGTGGAACACCTTCCTGGGCTCCCAAGGGGCGGACCAGGGCTATGGGATCGCCCTCGATGCCTCTGGCAATATAGCGGTCGTGGGCTACAGCGACTCCGACTGGGGCGGCCCGCTGCGGGCGCACTCGGGCCTCAGCGATATTCTGGTGGCCAAGCTGAGCGGCGCGGGCCAACTCCTCTGGCACAGCTTTCTGGGCACCTCGGAGGGCATGAGCGCGGGCTCCGGCGTCGCCATCGACAGCCAGGGCAACCTCCTGGTGACCGGCAAGAGCGACGCCGACTGGGGGGATGCCCTTCGGCCCCACGCCGCCAATAAGCAGCCTGACATCGTCGTCGCCAAGCTCGGCGCTTCCGGCGGCCTGCTGTGGAACACCTTCCTGGGCTCCATGGACAATGACGAGGGCGAGGCCATCGCCGTCGATGCCAGCGGCAACGCCTATGTGACCGGCGCCAGCGGGTCGCCCTGGGGCACTCCGGTACGCGGCTTCGCCGGCGGCAAGGACATCGCGGTGGCCAAGCTCAACCCGGAGGGGGCGCTCCAGTGGAACACCTTCCTCGGTTCCGGGGTCGGGGACGAGGGCTATGGCATCGCGGTCACCGGCGGTAACCTATTTCTTACCGGCTACAGCGGCTCGGGCTGGGGTAGCCCCATCGACCCCTACGCCGGCGACGCCGACATCCTGGTCGCCCGGCTCGACCTCAACGGAGTCCTGGCCTGGCACAGCTTCCTCGGCTCCGGACAAGGGGACTGGGGCTACGGCATCGCCGCCGATGGCGCGGGGGGGGTGTTCGTCACCGGGACGAGCAATGCCTCCTGGGGCACCGATCCGGTGTTTCCTTTCTCCGGCGACAAGGACATCGTGGCGGCGAAGCTGGGCGAGGACGGTGTAGTGCGCTGGCACGGCTTCCTTGGCTCGGTGGAAATAGACGACGGCTACGCGATCGCCCTCGGCTCGGACTGCCGCATCCACCTCACCGGCGGGAGCGGCACCAGTTGGGGCAGCCCTCTGCTGCCCCACGCGGGGGATTCCGACATCTTCGTGACGCAGCTCACCGAGAATGACTGCGAGGATCCGCCCACCCCCTTTGCGGATGTTCCCCCGGGAAGCTGGGCCGAAGACTACATCAATGCCATCTACGCGGCGGGGATCACCGGCGGATGTGGTAACGGCAACTTCTGTCCACAGGGCCTTGTCACCCGTGAGCAGATGGCGGCTTTCGTGATCAGAGCCTTGGAGGGCGATCCGGCCACTGACTACTGTGGTGGCGTGGCGCCTTTCAGCGACGTTTCCCCCGGCACCTGGTCCTGCCCGCATATCAAGCGGCTCGTTGAGCTGAGCATTACGGGTGGCTGCGGCGGAACTTATTACTGTCCCCAGGGTATCGTCACCCGCGAGCAAGTGGCAGCCTTCATCGTCAGGGCGCTGGAGGGCGAACCGCCGCTGGATTACTGCGAGGGCGTCGCGCCTTTCGATGATGTTGCGCCGACTGACTGGTCCTGCCGCTACATCAAGAGGCTCGTTGAACTCGGTGTCACCCAAGGTTGTGGCGATGGCAACTACTGCCCCGACGACAGCGTCACGCGGGAGCAGATGGCGGCCTTCCTGGCGAGGGCCTTCCTGGATATGGATTAA
- a CDS encoding FKBP-type peptidyl-prolyl cis-trans isomerase, with protein MRRSIITLSVLGLLHGAGLADEPQESKTEMVKPAAVVEIGSDLDKVNYSLGYELGQDLKREELSVVPEVLLKGVEDGISGSQPMVKSSERRAALAQIIAKRTQENLERSQEFLAANGAKEGVTTLPSGLQYKVISAGEGKTPAPNSRVTVNYRGTLIDGSVFDSSYKDEKPATLEVRKVIKGWREALQLMKEGAKWEIFVPPDLAYGKRGRDNRIPPNSALIFELELLSVELAPPPPPRKVRPSIPPAEDDGG; from the coding sequence ATGAGAAGATCGATTATCACCTTATCAGTGCTGGGACTCCTGCACGGCGCCGGCCTCGCGGACGAACCGCAAGAGTCCAAAACGGAGATGGTCAAGCCTGCGGCGGTTGTCGAGATCGGATCCGATCTCGACAAGGTCAATTACAGCCTGGGCTACGAGCTGGGTCAGGACCTCAAGCGTGAGGAGCTGTCAGTGGTGCCCGAGGTCCTGCTGAAAGGCGTCGAGGACGGTATCTCCGGCAGCCAACCAATGGTGAAGTCCAGCGAGCGCCGGGCGGCCCTGGCCCAGATCATCGCAAAGCGGACTCAGGAGAACCTGGAGCGCTCCCAGGAATTTCTCGCCGCCAATGGGGCGAAGGAAGGGGTGACGACCTTGCCGAGCGGGCTCCAGTACAAGGTAATAAGCGCCGGTGAAGGCAAGACCCCAGCGCCCAACAGCCGGGTCACCGTGAATTATCGGGGGACCCTGATCGATGGCAGTGTGTTCGACAGCTCATACAAGGATGAAAAGCCGGCGACATTGGAAGTCAGAAAGGTCATCAAGGGTTGGCGCGAGGCCCTGCAACTGATGAAGGAAGGTGCCAAGTGGGAGATTTTTGTCCCGCCGGATTTGGCCTACGGCAAGAGGGGTCGCGACAATCGCATCCCGCCCAACAGCGCCCTGATCTTTGAGTTGGAACTGCTGTCGGTTGAACTAGCGCCACCGCCCCCGCCGCGGAAGGTCCGACCCAGTATCCCCCCCGCCGAGGATGATGGCGGTTAG
- the wecB gene encoding UDP-N-acetylglucosamine 2-epimerase (non-hydrolyzing) — protein MKGVKLLCIAGTRPEAIKMAPVIQALHEEPWADCRVLATAQHRQMLDQVLRLFDIAADIDLDIMRPNQALNALTARLLLDLDAALEVESPDAVLAQGDTTTVMSAALACFHRRIPFGHVEAGLRTGDLGNPFPEEMNRVIASRLARWHFAPTERSRANLLREGCEASHIWVTGNTVIDALLRVAATHPDPGVPIDPSRRLILVTAHRRENFGAPFETICRAIRHLADSYADVQVLYPVHPNPNVRELAHALLGGHERITLGEPLDYAAFVGAMQRAYLILSDSGGVQEEAPALGKPVLVLRQETERPEAVAAGVVELVGTDFDAIVGAARRLLDDAAAYRDMAKGASPYGDGQAAGRIVGVLREHFA, from the coding sequence ATGAAAGGCGTCAAGCTACTCTGTATCGCCGGTACCCGGCCCGAGGCCATCAAGATGGCGCCCGTGATCCAGGCCCTGCATGAGGAGCCTTGGGCGGATTGCCGGGTGCTGGCCACGGCCCAGCATCGCCAGATGCTTGACCAGGTCCTGCGCCTTTTCGATATAGCGGCGGATATCGATCTCGATATCATGCGTCCCAACCAGGCCCTTAACGCCCTCACGGCCCGTCTGCTACTCGACCTGGATGCCGCGCTGGAGGTCGAGTCACCGGACGCGGTCCTGGCCCAGGGTGATACCACCACGGTCATGTCGGCCGCCCTGGCCTGTTTCCATCGGCGCATCCCTTTCGGTCACGTGGAGGCGGGGCTGCGCACCGGGGATCTGGGCAATCCCTTTCCCGAGGAGATGAACCGGGTCATCGCCAGCCGGTTGGCGCGATGGCATTTCGCGCCCACGGAGCGCTCCCGCGCCAATCTGCTGCGGGAGGGGTGCGAGGCCAGTCACATCTGGGTGACGGGTAACACGGTCATCGATGCCCTGTTGCGCGTGGCCGCGACCCACCCCGATCCCGGTGTCCCCATCGATCCCTCCCGGCGGCTCATCCTGGTGACGGCCCATCGGCGGGAAAATTTTGGCGCCCCCTTCGAGACGATATGCCGAGCCATCCGTCATCTGGCGGATAGCTACGCGGACGTTCAGGTCCTCTACCCGGTGCATCCCAATCCCAATGTGCGGGAGTTGGCCCATGCGCTCCTGGGGGGGCATGAGCGCATTACCCTGGGGGAGCCCCTCGATTATGCCGCCTTCGTCGGGGCCATGCAGCGGGCCTATCTCATCCTGAGCGATTCGGGCGGTGTCCAGGAGGAGGCCCCGGCCCTCGGTAAGCCCGTCCTGGTGCTGCGCCAGGAGACGGAGCGGCCCGAGGCCGTGGCCGCCGGCGTGGTCGAATTGGTTGGCACGGATTTCGATGCCATCGTCGGCGCGGCCCGGCGACTACTGGATGACGCCGCGGCCTACCGGGACATGGCCAAGGGGGCATCCCCCTACGGCGATGGCCAGGCGGCGGGGCGCATTGTCGGGGTCCTTCGCGAACATTTCGCTTGA
- a CDS encoding sodium:alanine symporter family protein — MQSIESLVSILSGWVWGPPMLILLVGTGVYLTFLLRGMQFRALGHAFRLILHKDHGHEGDISHFGALMTALAATVGIGNIVGVATAITLGGPGAVFWMWMTGLVGMATKYAEALLALKYRERGDFGMRGGPMYYLAKGANQPVLAWLFALFTAIATFGIGNMTQANAVAGIFQSSFHIEPWMTGAILTLLTGVVILGGIHSIARFTSFLVPFMILVYGVASLVVLAFNASEIPAALSLIFYHAFNPIAAGGGFAGAAVAAAIRYGVARGVFSNESGLGSAPIAAAAARTNDPVKQALVSMTQTFIDTLVVCSMTALVILTASPWTQGVGAASLTSQSFAETLGGTGEIIVAIATALFAYSTILGWSYYGEKAIEYLANSLGGARAVRHAIHGYRLVFTSAVIVGTLMQLDFVWNFSDLANGLMAIPNLIALLLLSKVIKQETDRYFQGLK, encoded by the coding sequence ATGCAGAGTATCGAATCGTTGGTTTCCATCCTCTCGGGTTGGGTCTGGGGGCCGCCCATGTTGATCCTCCTGGTCGGTACGGGCGTCTATTTGACCTTCTTACTGAGGGGGATGCAGTTCCGTGCCCTGGGACATGCCTTCCGGCTGATTCTCCACAAGGATCACGGGCACGAGGGCGATATCAGTCACTTTGGCGCCCTGATGACCGCCCTGGCGGCCACGGTGGGCATCGGTAACATCGTCGGCGTGGCGACCGCCATCACCCTGGGTGGCCCCGGCGCGGTCTTCTGGATGTGGATGACCGGCCTGGTCGGCATGGCCACCAAGTACGCCGAGGCCTTGCTGGCGCTGAAATACCGGGAACGCGGCGACTTCGGGATGCGCGGTGGCCCCATGTATTACCTGGCCAAGGGCGCCAACCAGCCGGTGTTGGCCTGGCTCTTCGCCCTCTTCACCGCCATCGCCACCTTCGGCATCGGCAACATGACCCAAGCCAACGCCGTTGCGGGGATCTTCCAGTCCAGCTTCCATATCGAGCCCTGGATGACGGGCGCGATCCTGACCCTGCTGACCGGCGTGGTTATCCTGGGCGGCATCCATTCCATCGCCCGCTTCACCTCCTTCCTGGTGCCCTTCATGATCCTGGTCTATGGGGTGGCGTCCCTGGTGGTGCTGGCCTTCAACGCCAGCGAGATCCCGGCGGCCCTGTCGCTCATCTTCTATCACGCCTTCAATCCCATCGCCGCCGGCGGTGGCTTCGCCGGGGCGGCGGTGGCGGCGGCCATCCGCTATGGCGTGGCCCGCGGCGTCTTCTCCAACGAATCCGGGCTTGGTTCGGCGCCCATCGCCGCCGCCGCCGCCCGCACCAATGACCCCGTCAAGCAGGCCCTGGTCAGCATGACCCAGACCTTCATCGACACCCTGGTGGTGTGCAGCATGACGGCCCTGGTCATCCTCACCGCCAGTCCCTGGACCCAAGGGGTGGGCGCGGCAAGCCTCACCAGCCAGAGCTTCGCCGAGACCCTGGGTGGCACGGGTGAGATCATCGTCGCCATCGCCACCGCCCTTTTCGCCTATTCAACCATCCTGGGCTGGAGCTATTACGGTGAAAAGGCCATCGAATACCTGGCCAACTCCCTGGGCGGCGCGCGCGCCGTGCGTCACGCCATCCATGGCTACCGGCTAGTCTTCACCTCGGCCGTCATCGTCGGCACCCTGATGCAACTGGACTTCGTTTGGAACTTCTCCGACCTGGCCAACGGCCTCATGGCCATCCCCAACCTCATCGCCCTCCTGCTCCTGTCCAAGGTCATCAAGCAGGAAACGGATCGGTATTTTCAGGGCCTCAAATAA
- a CDS encoding response regulator transcription factor, whose product MKSRILIVDDHALVRDMLSQRLAQEPDLEVVGLAQDASQALDLTLRLRPDMVVLDIDMPGLSVFDAAQRIGTELPGTRLFFLSGYVQDGYIAQALQARARGYATKGGTPDSLLTCIRKVLKGGTCFCPEVRSRLEITADGPRLAACVRTRAQLLTPRELEILSYLAKGLAKKEIARIADLSVKTVEQHCTHLMQKLDIHDRVELARFAIREGLVQP is encoded by the coding sequence TTGAAATCACGCATTCTGATCGTTGATGACCACGCGCTGGTGCGCGACATGCTAAGCCAGCGTCTGGCGCAGGAGCCCGACCTGGAGGTGGTGGGCTTGGCGCAGGACGCCAGTCAGGCGCTCGATCTGACGCTTCGACTACGACCCGACATGGTGGTACTGGACATCGATATGCCCGGTCTTTCGGTGTTCGATGCGGCGCAACGTATCGGCACCGAGTTGCCAGGCACGCGCCTGTTCTTTCTGAGCGGATATGTGCAGGACGGCTATATCGCCCAAGCGCTCCAGGCACGGGCACGCGGTTATGCCACCAAGGGCGGGACGCCGGATAGTCTGCTCACCTGCATCCGCAAGGTCCTGAAGGGGGGCACCTGCTTCTGTCCCGAGGTACGCAGCCGCCTGGAGATCACCGCCGACGGGCCGCGCCTGGCGGCGTGCGTGCGCACGCGCGCCCAGCTTCTGACGCCGCGGGAGCTGGAGATCCTCTCCTATCTGGCCAAGGGACTGGCGAAAAAGGAGATCGCCCGCATCGCCGACCTGAGCGTCAAGACCGTGGAGCAGCACTGCACCCACCTGATGCAAAAGCTCGACATTCACGACCGGGTGGAGCTTGCCCGGTTTGCCATCCGTGAGGGTCTCGTCCAGCCCTAG
- a CDS encoding DUF2202 domain-containing protein, with protein sequence MFKKLGVIGGTLAILAVGAATAADWSLVQDDMKFMREEEKLARDVYATLYDFHLAKGLTLTVCDNIAYSEQRHMEAMKQLLDNYGIADSAVEGGQGTYPESCRDDACKFNNTDLADLYVKLVADGKVSGLGALLVGGLIEEVDMIDLAEAIATAEGYADIQGVYDNLLCGSGNHLRAFAHNIELATGDSYIDASAVYVDDFGIRPDAGTEAYDAYVASLNAILAAPMEHCDSGAARPQPRGLPPQGGPFRGGR encoded by the coding sequence ATGTTCAAGAAACTGGGTGTGATCGGCGGGACCCTGGCGATCCTCGCTGTCGGCGCGGCAACGGCTGCCGACTGGAGTCTGGTCCAGGATGACATGAAGTTCATGCGCGAGGAGGAAAAGCTGGCGCGGGACGTCTACGCCACGCTCTACGACTTCCATTTGGCTAAGGGCCTGACACTCACCGTATGCGACAACATCGCCTACTCGGAGCAGCGGCATATGGAGGCCATGAAGCAACTGCTCGACAACTACGGCATCGCGGATTCGGCGGTCGAGGGGGGACAGGGAACCTACCCAGAGAGCTGTCGAGACGATGCGTGCAAGTTCAATAACACCGACCTCGCCGACCTCTATGTGAAGCTGGTGGCGGACGGCAAGGTCTCGGGTTTGGGCGCCCTCCTGGTCGGTGGCCTGATCGAGGAGGTCGATATGATCGATCTGGCCGAGGCGATCGCCACCGCGGAGGGTTACGCGGATATCCAGGGCGTTTACGACAACCTGCTGTGCGGCTCCGGCAACCATCTGAGGGCCTTCGCCCACAACATCGAGTTGGCCACGGGTGATTCCTACATTGACGCGAGCGCGGTTTATGTGGATGACTTTGGAATCCGGCCCGATGCGGGGACAGAGGCTTATGACGCCTATGTGGCTTCCCTCAATGCAATCCTGGCCGCGCCCATGGAGCATTGTGATAGCGGCGCGGCGCGCCCCCAACCCAGGGGCTTACCTCCGCAGGGAGGGCCGTTCCGCGGCGGCCGTTAG
- the gloA gene encoding lactoylglutathione lyase, giving the protein MRILHTMLRVGDLDRSIDFYTKVLEMRLLRRKDYPDGQFTLAFVGYGEESAQAVIELTYNWGVSAYEVGTGFGHLALEVEDVHRACEKIRERGGNIMREAGPMNAGTTIIAFVADPDGYPIELIGRRN; this is encoded by the coding sequence ATGAGAATCCTGCACACCATGCTCCGCGTCGGGGACCTGGACCGGTCCATCGACTTCTATACCAAGGTCCTGGAAATGCGGCTGCTGCGCCGCAAGGACTACCCCGACGGTCAGTTCACCCTGGCATTTGTGGGCTACGGGGAGGAGTCGGCGCAGGCGGTCATCGAGCTGACCTACAACTGGGGCGTGAGCGCCTATGAAGTGGGTACCGGCTTCGGCCACCTTGCCCTGGAAGTCGAGGATGTCCATCGCGCCTGCGAGAAGATCCGGGAGCGGGGCGGGAACATCATGCGCGAGGCCGGACCCATGAACGCCGGCACCACCATCATCGCCTTCGTGGCGGACCCGGATGGCTATCCCATCGAGTTGATTGGACGGAGGAATTGA
- a CDS encoding 2-enoyl thioester reductase domain-containing protein codes for MLENTVVIFPQCGQPEQVLELNPAPVREPLAGEIQVRMLAAPINPADINFVQGVYGLKPEFPDARVGLEGCGVVEVSRSPAFLPGDSVILLHGVGTWARYLTASADQFLKLKVTLDPAQAAMLKINPPTAYRLLTGYRELQRGHWIVQNAANSGVGRCVIQIARLLGFKTINFVRGAGRWAEELRTLGADVVVGEDDPQGVKRVLEELKDERPLLGLNAVGGESATRLMQVLGSGGTLVTYGAMSKQSVKVPNSFFIFKGLELKGLWITAWLKQQPPADIAQLYDRLAGWMANGGLHQAIDSNYSLAQVKAAVTRAQEEHRNGKVILRLDQ; via the coding sequence ATGCTTGAAAACACCGTCGTTATCTTTCCACAATGCGGTCAGCCGGAACAGGTCCTTGAGCTGAACCCTGCCCCTGTTCGTGAACCCCTGGCCGGTGAAATCCAGGTACGGATGCTGGCGGCCCCCATCAACCCGGCCGATATCAACTTCGTCCAGGGTGTCTATGGCCTCAAGCCGGAGTTTCCTGACGCTCGCGTCGGCTTGGAAGGCTGTGGCGTGGTCGAAGTATCCCGTTCGCCTGCTTTCCTGCCCGGCGATAGTGTGATCCTGCTGCATGGCGTCGGTACCTGGGCCAGGTATCTGACCGCCTCGGCAGATCAGTTCCTGAAACTGAAGGTCACCCTCGACCCGGCACAGGCGGCGATGCTGAAAATCAATCCCCCTACCGCCTATCGGTTGCTGACGGGTTACCGGGAACTGCAAAGAGGTCATTGGATCGTTCAAAACGCGGCTAACTCTGGAGTTGGACGCTGCGTGATTCAGATTGCCCGGCTTCTGGGATTCAAAACCATTAACTTTGTCCGCGGAGCGGGTCGGTGGGCTGAGGAATTAAGGACCCTGGGGGCGGATGTGGTCGTGGGGGAGGATGATCCACAGGGGGTCAAGCGGGTCTTGGAGGAACTGAAAGATGAAAGGCCCCTGCTGGGGTTGAATGCGGTGGGTGGCGAGAGTGCCACGCGATTGATGCAGGTGCTGGGTTCTGGCGGCACGCTGGTGACCTACGGGGCCATGAGTAAACAGAGCGTGAAGGTGCCCAACAGTTTTTTTATTTTCAAGGGGCTTGAACTGAAAGGCTTGTGGATCACTGCATGGCTGAAACAACAACCGCCGGCGGACATTGCGCAGCTTTATGACCGGCTGGCCGGGTGGATGGCGAACGGCGGATTACACCAAGCGATTGATTCGAATTATTCACTTGCGCAGGTGAAAGCGGCTGTTACCCGGGCCCAGGAGGAACACCGCAACGGCAAGGTCATTCTTCGGCTTGATCAATAA